The following are from one region of the Alkalimarinus sediminis genome:
- a CDS encoding TolC family protein yields the protein MKGKLHSSHCSVSVGKAVATITFAVHSALSSAAITIEQAQLMAVSSDSGIVQFQDKSKAASYEAVAMGQLPDPILIVGAQNIPTDTFQFDQEPMSQIKVGIKQMFPQGDTLSLRENKLNTQASSLEDKAQARYLTISRQVRNIWLEIFYWEQASQVLNEDQALFQQLLEVTRSLYSVGNVKQQDVLRAELELSRLHERLIKANRQSETQRSLLSRWIGGAAMDEPWSQSLPILHTPKLDTVNILDFAKAKREGGKFSSQQAQQEIAKFLQTHPTLIDLEKQVNVADHEIRISEQRYKPTWGVELNYGYRDGENNDGSDRSDFVSAMVNVSLPLFANTRQDKSVQSAVYRKEAQKNIHKDMLRKMVGEVQTILRQLQQTEEQLALFDEEILTKASLHAEASLNAYQADAADFSEVMRAFISEQGDRLDYARLQTTRLQLISALRFYFPTSLADLSQLHHSDSYLIQSNLMSSQGESR from the coding sequence ATGAAAGGCAAATTACACTCTTCGCATTGTTCTGTGTCGGTTGGAAAAGCCGTTGCGACGATTACATTCGCTGTACACTCAGCGCTCTCGTCGGCGGCAATAACCATCGAGCAAGCGCAATTGATGGCAGTTTCAAGTGATTCTGGAATTGTTCAGTTTCAAGATAAGTCAAAAGCAGCAAGTTATGAAGCTGTCGCCATGGGCCAACTACCGGATCCCATTTTAATCGTCGGTGCTCAAAATATACCTACGGATACCTTTCAATTTGACCAGGAACCGATGAGTCAAATAAAGGTCGGCATAAAACAAATGTTTCCGCAGGGAGACACCTTATCTCTAAGAGAAAATAAACTTAATACTCAAGCTTCCTCGCTAGAAGATAAAGCACAAGCACGTTACTTGACGATTTCCAGGCAAGTAAGAAATATCTGGCTTGAAATATTCTATTGGGAGCAGGCTTCTCAGGTTCTCAATGAAGATCAGGCATTATTTCAACAACTTCTAGAAGTGACACGTTCGCTATACAGCGTGGGAAATGTGAAACAACAAGATGTGTTGCGTGCCGAATTGGAGTTGAGCCGCTTACATGAAAGGTTAATAAAAGCCAATCGTCAAAGTGAAACGCAGCGTTCACTGCTTTCACGATGGATAGGTGGTGCCGCAATGGATGAACCATGGTCACAATCACTGCCCATTTTACATACGCCAAAACTAGACACAGTAAACATTCTTGATTTTGCAAAGGCTAAACGGGAAGGGGGTAAGTTTAGCTCACAACAAGCTCAGCAAGAAATAGCCAAATTTTTGCAAACGCATCCGACCCTTATCGATCTTGAAAAGCAAGTTAATGTCGCTGATCACGAAATAAGAATTTCAGAACAGCGTTATAAGCCTACATGGGGTGTAGAGCTTAATTATGGCTATCGAGACGGTGAAAATAATGACGGCTCAGATCGTTCCGATTTTGTGAGTGCCATGGTTAACGTTTCTTTGCCTTTGTTTGCAAATACACGGCAGGATAAATCCGTACAAAGCGCAGTGTATAGGAAGGAAGCTCAAAAAAATATACATAAAGACATGCTTCGTAAAATGGTGGGTGAGGTTCAAACAATTTTGCGTCAGTTACAGCAAACAGAAGAACAACTGGCATTATTCGATGAAGAAATTCTTACCAAGGCCAGTCTACACGCAGAAGCATCGTTAAACGCATATCAAGCAGACGCGGCCGATTTCTCAGAAGTTATGAGAGCTTTTATTAGTGAGCAAGGCGATAGACTTGACTATGCTCGACTACAGACAACCCGGCTACAACTCATCTCAGCGCTTCGTTTCTACTTTCCGACTTCGCTAGCTGACTTGTCACAATTGCATCATTCAGATTCTTATTTAATCCAGTCAAACTTAATGTCCTCACAAGGAGAATCCCGATAA